Part of the Streptomyces sp. NBC_00457 genome, GTCTTCGGCATCGCGCTCGTCGTGATCGCCGCCGCCCTGCGGATGCTGCGCATGGGCGTGTGGGTGAGCGTGCGCGGTCTGCGCCGGGTGGGCTTCCTCGGCACCCGTACGGTGGCCTGGGACCGGATCGTCACCGTGCGGACGGTGCAGCAGCCGGTGCGCTGGCTCGGGCTGCCGCGCACGGTGCAGGGCCAGGCTCTGGCCCTCGTACGACACGGGCGGTCCCCGGAGGACGAGAAGCCGCTGCTGACCACGCACAACGCCGACTTCCTGGCGCGGCCGGAGGCGTTCGACCGGGCGGCGGACACGATCGAGGCGTGGGCGGCGGAGAGCCGGCACGGGTGACGCGCATGTGAGGGGGTCGGTCCGCGTGTGTGGACCGGACCCCCTCACATGGTGGAGATGCTTCAGCGGGTGGCTTCGTGGAGGGAGATCGCCCGCTGCATCGCCTTGCGGGCGCGGGGGGTGTCGCGGGCGTCGTGGTAGGCGACGGCGAGGCGGAACCAACTGCGCCAGTCGTCGGGGGCGGCCTCGGTCTCGGCCTTGCGCTTGGCGAAGACCTCGTCGGCCGAGTCGCGGTCGATGCGTCCGCCGGGGGTGCGCTTCAGTTCGTCGACGGGCAGGCCGCCCTCGGCGTCGAGTTCGGCGGCGAGCCGGTTGGCCTTGCGGACGAACTCGGTGTTCTTCCACAGGAACCACACGCCGATCACCGGCAGGATCAGCACCGCGACACCGAAGGTGACGGTCAGGGCCGTGCCGGCCTGGATGAGCATGACGCCGCGGCTGCCGACCAGGACGAAGTAGATGACCAGGACAGCAGCCGTGACGGCATAAGTGATCTTCGCGCGCATGACGGTCAGCCGAGGTCCAGGAAGTGTTCCAGGCCGAAGGTGAGGCCCGGAGTGGTCACCACGCGGCGGGTGCCGAGCAGGATGCCCGGCATGAAGCTGCTGTGGTGGAGCGAGTCGTGGCGGACGGTCAGCGTCTCGCCCTCGCCGCCCAGCAGCACCTCCTGGTGGGCGAGCAGACCGCGCAGCCGGATCGCGTGGACCGGGACCCCGTCGACGGTCGCACCGCGGGCGCCGTCCAGGGCGGTGACCGTCGCGTCCGGCGCCGGGGCGGAGCCCGCGTTCGCCCGGGCCTCGGCGATGAGCTGGGCCGTGCGGGTGGCGGTGCCGCTGGGGGCGTCCACCTTGTTCGGGTGGTGCAGCTCGACGACCTCGACGGACTCGAAGTAGGGCGCCGCGATCTGCGCGAACTTCATCGTCAGGACGGCCCCGATGGAGAAGTTGGGCGCGATGAGCACACCCGTCTCCGGGGACTGGGCCAGCCAGCCCTTGAGCTGCGCGAGGCGGTCCTCGGTCCAGCCCGTCGTACCGACGACGGCGTGGATGCCGTGCCGTACGCAGAAGTCGAGGTTGCCCATCACCGAGGCCGGCGTGGTCAGTTCGACGGCGACCTGGGCGCCGGTCTCGGCCAGCGTCTCCAGTTTGTCGCCCCGGCTGAGGGCGGCGACCAGCTCCATGTCCTCGGCGGCCTCGACCGCCCGTACCGCCTCGGATCCGATCCGGCCCTTGGCACCGAGGACCGCCACGCGCAGCTTGCTCATGTTCTTGCTTCCTTCAGTTCCTTCAGGAGAGGACTTACGCGACCGAGAGGCTCACGACGCGACCGCTTCGTGCAGACGGGACGCCTGTTTGTCCTTCAGCGGGCCGATGACCGACAGCGAGGGCCGCTGTCCCAGGATGTCGCGGGCGACCGCGCGGACGTCGTCCGGGGTGACCGAGGCTATCCGGGCCAGCATGTCGTCGACGGACATCTGCTCGCCCCAGCACAGTTCACTCTTGCCGATACGGTTCATCAGCGCGCCCGTGTCCTCCAGGCCGAGGACCGTGGAGCCGCGGAGCTGGCCGATGGCGCGGTCGATCTCGTCCTCGGGCAGGCCGTGCTCGGCGACCTGGTCGAGTTCGTCGCGGCAGATCTTCAGCACGTCGTGCACCTGGGACGGGCGGCAGCCCGCGTACACGCCGAAGAGGCCGCAGTCGGCGAAGCCGGAGGTGTACGAGTACACGCTGTAGGCCAGGCCGCGCTTTTCGCGGACCTCCTGGAAGAGGCGGGACGACATCCCGCCGCCGAGGGCCGTGTTCAGCACGCCCAGCGCCCAGCGGCGCTCGTCCGTGCGGGCCAGGCCCGGCATGCCGAGGACGATGTGCGCCTGCTCCGTCTTGCGGCCGATCAGCTCGACGCGTCCGGCGGTGCGGATGCTCCGGCTGCCGTGGCGCGGGGCGCTGGGCGTGGCGTCGAGGCTCTGGAGGGCGCCCGCCTTCTCGAAGGCGGCGCGGACCTGTCGTACGACCTTGTTGTGGTCGATGTTGCCGGCGCAGGCGACCACGAGGTGGGTCGGGTCGTAGTGCTTCTTGTAGAAGCGGCGGATGCGGTCGGCGGTGAGGGCGTTGACCGTGTCGACCGTGCCGAGGACGGGGCGGCCGAGGGGGTTGTCGCCGAACATGGTGTGCGCGAACAGGTCGTGCACACAGTCGCCCGGGTCGTCCTCGGTCATCGCGATCTCTTCGAGGATGGCGCCCCGCTCGACGTTGACGTCCTCTTCGAGGATGAGGGAGCCCGTGAGCATGTCGCAGACGACGTCGATGGCGAGGGGCAGGTCGGCGTCGAGCACGCGCGCGTAGTAGCACGTGTACTCCTTGGCCGTGAACGCGTTCATCTCGCCGCCGACCGCGTCGAGGGCCGAGGAGATGTCGAGCGCGGACCTGCGGGTGGTGCCCTTGAAGAGAAGGTGCTCCAGATAGTGCGTGGCGCCGTTCAGGGCCGGCGTCTCGTCGCGGGAGCCGACGTGCGCCCAGATGCCGAAGGTGGCGGAGCGCACGGACGGGAGGGTTTCGGTGACGACCCGGAGGCCGCCGGGGAGGGTGGTCTTACGGACCGTACCGATGCCGTTGACGCCCTTGATCAGGGTTTGGGTACGGGCGACGGCCCGCGCCTCCGAAGAGGTGCGGGCCGTCGCCGTGGAGCTGCTCGACGTCACTGGTCGGTGTCGTCCTTCTTGTCGTCTGCGGCAGCATCAGCGTCTTCGCCCTCGATCACGGGGATCAGGGAGAGCTTGCCGCGGGAGTCGATCTCGGCGATCTCGACCTGGACCTTCTGGCCCACGCCGACGACGTCCTCGACGTTCTCCACGCGCTTGCCGCCGGCCAGCTTGCGGATCTGCGAGATGTGCAGCAGACCGTCCTTGCCGGGGAGCAGGGACACGAAGGCGCCGAAGGTGGTGGTCTTCACGACCGTACCCAGGTAGCGCTCGCCGACCTCGGGCATCGTCGGGTTGGCGATGCCGTTGATCGTGGTGCGGGCGGCCTCGGCGGAGGGTCCGTCGACCGCGCCGATGTAGATCGTGCCGTCGTCCTCGATCGTGATGTCGGCGCCGGTGTCCTCCTGGATCTGGTTGATCATCTTGCCCTTGGGGCCGATGACCTCGCCGATCTTGTCCACGGGGATCTTGACGGTGATGATCCGCGGGGCGTTCGGGGACATCTCGTCCGGCGTGTCGATCGCTTCCATCATCACGTCGAGGATGTGGAGGCGGGCGTCACGGGCCTGCTTGAGGGCCGCGGCCAGGACGGAGGCCGGGATGCCGTCCAGCTTGGTGTCGAGCTGGAGGGCGGTCACGAACTCCTTGGTGCCGGCGACCTTGAAGTCCATGTCGCCGAAGGCGTCCTCCGCACCGAGGATGTCGGTGAGGGTGACGTAGTGCGTCTCGCCGTCGATCTCCTGGGAGATCAGACCCATGGCGATACCGGCGACGGGGGCCTTCAGCGGCACACCGGCGTTCAGCAGCGACATGGTGGAGGCGCAGACCGAGCCCATGGACGTCGAGCCGTTCGAGCTGAGCGCCTCGGACACCTGGCGGATCGCGTAGGGGAACTCCTCACGCGTCGGCAGGACCGGGATCAGGGCGCGCTCGGCGAGGGCGCCGTGGCCGATCTCGCGGCGCTTCGGGGAGCCGACGCGGCCGGTCTCGCCGGTGGAGTACGGCGGGAAGTTGTAGTTGTGCATGTAGCGCTTGCGAGTCACCGGGGAGAGGGTGTCCAGCTGCTGCTCCATACGGAGCATGTTCAGCGTGGTGACGCCCAGGATCTGGGTCTCGCCCCGCTCGAACACGGCGGAACCGTGCACCCGCGGGATGGCCTCGACCTCGGCGGCGAGCGTACGGATGTCCGTGACGCCGCGCCCGTCGATGCGCTTCTTCTCCTTGATGACGCGCTCACGGACCAGGGACTTGGTCAGCGAGCGGTACGCGGCGGAGATCTCCTTCTCGCGGCCCTCGAACTCCGGCAGGAGCTTCTCGGCGGCGAGCGCCTTCACGCGGTCCAGCTCGGCCTCGCGCTCCTGCTTGCCGACGATGGTGAGCGCCTGGGCGAGCTCCGGCTTGACGGCGCCGGTGAGCGCCTCAAGCACGTCGTCCTGGTAGTCCAGGAAGATCGGGAACTCGCCGGTCGGCTTGGCGGCCTTCGCGGCGAGGTCCGACTGGGCCTTGCAGAGGACCTTGATGAAGGGCTTCGCGGCGTCCAGACCGGCGGCGACGACATCCTCGGTCGGCGCCTCGACGCCGCCCTTGACCAACTGGATGGTCTTCTCGGTGGCCTCGGCCTCGACCATCATGATCGCGACGTCGCCGTCCTCCAGGGTGCGGCCCGCGACCACCATGTCGAAGACGGCGTCCTCGAGCTCGGTGTGCGTCGGGAACGCCACCCACTGGCCGCCGATCAGCGCGACGCGGACGCCGCCGATCGGGCCGGAGAAGGGCAGGCCGGCCAGCTGCGTGGACGCGGAGGCGGCGTTGATCGCCACGACGTCGTACAGGTGGTCGGGGTTGAGGGCCATGATCGTGGCGACGACCTGGATCTCGTTGCGCAGGCCCTTCTTGAAGGACGGGCGCAGCGGGCGGTCGATGAGGCGGCAGGTGAGGATGGCGTCCTCGGACGGCCGGCCCTCACGGCGGAAGAAGCTGCCGGGGATCTTGCCGGCGGCGTACATCCGCTCCTCGACGTCCACCGTGAGGGGGAAGAAGTCGAGCTGGTCCTTGGGGTTCTTGGAGGCGGTGGTGGCCGACAGCACCATGGTGTCGTCGTCCAGGTACGCCACGGCGGAGCCGGCGGCCTGCTTGGCCAGGCGGCCCGTCTCGAAGCGGATGGTGCGGGTGCCGAAGGAGCCGTTGTCGATGACGGCCTCGGCGTAGTGGGTCTCGTTCTCCACTAGCGTTTTCTCCGTTACTTGTCGTCTTTGTCCCGTGGCTGCCCGTGTGGCAGGGGGACGATTGCGGAGAAGCGCTCCGTCTGGTGCGGGCCGGTCTTCGATCGAAGCACCCGGGGCTCTTCGCCCGGGGGCCACTACCGAGGACCGGCGGCGGCGAGGCGCGCTTCTCCTCTCTGTTCTGTTATTGCGTTGTGCTACCACACTACAAAGCGGGTGTGACACTCCGCACGTTTCCGCACGTACGGCAAAGGGAGCGGCCCCCGATCGTCTCGGGAACCGCTCCCTTCACGGCGTCTTACTTGGCGCCCGCCGCACCGCGGCGGATGCCGAGGCGGTCGACCAGCGCGCGGAAGCGCGCGATGTCCTTCTTCGCCAGGTACTGCAGCAGCCGACGGCGCTGACCGACCAGGATCAGCAGACCACGACGGGAGTGGTGGTCGTGCTTGTGGGTCTTGAGGTGCTCGGTCAGGTCCGAGATACGGCGCGAGAGCATCGCGACCTGGACCTCGGGAGAGCCGGTGTCGCCCTCCTTGGTACCGAACTCGGTGATGATCTGCTTCTTCGTAGCGGCGTCGAGCGACACGCGTACTCCTCGTAGTCTGTGAAGGGCCACCGAGTGCCCCCGGTCCACTTCTCGGGGGAGCTTCCATTACTCGGGAGGCGGGGATCCGCTGGGCGCGGCCTCCAGAGCCAGGGGCTCCGGGGGTGCGTACACAAACGGCCGTTACACAGCGTACCAGCAGACGAGCGCGCTCTTGACAGGCGTCCCGCGCCGGTCAGATGCCGCCGCGGACCTCGCCGTAGACATCGAGGACGGCCAGGCAGATCGGGACCAGGGAGAGCAGCACCAGCGAGTCGGCGAGATCGAGCATGCGGCCCCAGAACGGGGAGAGCCCCTTCTGCGGCACGATCAGCGCGATCGCGATCAGGACCAGCACGCCCACCCCGACCGTGGCGGCGAGCCACAGGGTCCGGATGTCGACGGCGCTGGAGTCGCCCTTGAGGAGGTCGACGATGATGCCGGCCGGCGGCGAGATGGCCAGCCCGAGCACCAGCAGCGCGATCGTGCTGACACCGGCCACGAACAGGCAGGTGACCTGGGCGGTGTACCGGAAGAGACGGGCGCGCAGCATCGCGGCGAGGCCGGTGCACAGGGCCAGCAGCTGGGCCCAGCCCCCGTCGCTGAAGCCGAGCACCGCGCCACCGGCGCCGACGATCACGGCGGCGCAGCCCCCGACCAGGCCGAGCAGCAGTTCGTGACCGCGGCTGGTCTGGGCGACGATGCGCTGGACGTCGACGGCTTCGAGGTCGCCCTCGCGGCCCTCACGACGGGCCCGGGCCAGGTCCTCCGGGTTGCGGAAGCCGATCGGCAGCTTGGCGAAGCGGGCGGACCAGCCGGGCAGGAAGCCGACGACAGCCAGGCCGACGACGGAGGTGCCGGCGGCGATCTCCCGCGGCTCCGCCTCGGTGAGCACGCCGCAGAACACGGCGAGCGTGCCGATCCCGGCGGCCAGCGCGGCGGCCACGAACGGGGCGTCGCCCTGCGGCAGCAGCATGATCAGCACGACCGAGAACAGCAGTACGGCGACACAGCCGACGAGGAACTGGATCCGGCCGGGGCCTTCGCCCGCGTCCTGGGGGATGACGCCGGAGCCCGCGATGAGTGCGTGCGGCAGCGCCGAGATGCCGAGCGCGACGGCGGAACCACGGTCGTCGTACACCCGGGCCCGTACCCCGGCGAGTGCCGTCAGGGCCAGGGCGACCACGCCGGCCAGGATGCCCTGCAGGCCGTGCATGTCGTGCCGTATCGGATCCGCGAACCAGAAGACGAAGCCGAGCATGACCAGCAGCAGGGCGCCGGAGACGAGTCCGGCCACGCGCATCAGGTTGTCGTTCCAGCTGCGGATGTCCTGCTTGACCGCGGCGGCGATCGCGTCCACGACGTCGTCGTGCACGGCCGGCGGCAGGGAGTCGGCGAAGGTGCGCAGCAGCAGCACGTCGCCGTCCCTGACCCGGTGCTCGAGCAACGAGCGGCTGGCGTCGAGGACTTGGCCCTCGCGGGTGACCAGGTGGTAGCCGGCCGGATCGGTGTCCGGCCGGGCCAGGCCCGAGAGTCTGACGATCTCAGGAAAAAGGTCCTGAATCGGCAGATCCTCCGGTAGCGCGACATCGACCCGGCTGTCCGGCGCCGCGATCGTGATTCGGCAGAAACCTGTCGACGTCCCCGTGCTCACCTGGTACTTCCCCCTGCTGGACAAGGCTTCCTCGCGCCGCTCGTACGACGCGGAGCGCCACCATATCCGTTGGCACGGGGGGTGCGGGGGCCACCTCCCCCGTTTCCTCCCCGGCCCCCCTCGGCATCTCCATCCTCCTGGCTCCCTCCGGCACTCGAAGCATCAGTAGGATCGACGCCCACACGTATGACGCCTACGCGAACGAGAACACGTCGCGGTACACGGGGGCGTCGATGCCAGGACGTATCAATCGCGAAGGATGAGTGCATCGGTGAGCGTCGTCATCATCAAGCGACCACCGCGGATAGTGCCCCCGGCGGTCCCGGACGGCGAGGTCAAGCTCGAGACGCCGCCCGAGATCCCTCGCGAGGGCGACGAGAGCATGTTGATGAACATGCTGCCCATGATGGGCATGCTGGGTTCCGTGGGCTTCTTCTTCATGCCCGGCCTGCCCCCCTACATGAGGGTCGTCGGCGGGCTGATGCTGGCCTCGACGCTGGCCATGGCCATCGCCCAGTTCGCCAGGTCCCGGCAGAACGGCGGCGCGGGCATGGCGCAGGACCGGCGTGACTACTTCCGCTATCTCGAGCAGGTCCGCAAGGACGTGCACAAGACCGCCGAACTGCAGCGGCGCAGCCAGCTCTTCCAGCACCCCGACCCGGAACAGCTGTGGGCGGTGGCGGCCGACGGCAAGCGACTGTGGGAACGCCGCCCGACGGACGCGGACTTCGCCTCCGTACGCATCGGCCGTGGCATCCAGCAGCTGAACACTCCGCTCGTCGCGCCGGAGACGGCGCCCAAGGACGAGCTGGAGCCGCTGACCGCGGCGGCGATGAAGGCCTTCCTCGACGCGCACGGCAGCCTCTCCGACCTGCCCGTCTCCGTCTCGCTGCGCGCCTTCTACCACGTGACGGTGTGCGGAGAGACCGACACGGTCTACGGCAGTGCCCGCGCGGCCCTGGCCCAACTGGCGACGCTGCACTCGCCCGAGGACCTGATGATCGCCGTGGTGGCGCATCCCTCGGCGACGGCGGACTGGGACTGGATCAAGTGGCTGCCGCACAGCCAGCACCCGAAGGTCAAAGACGGCGCGGGCTCGACCCGGCTGCTCTTCGACGACCTCGGGGAGCTGGAGGAGGCGCTGGCGGACCAGTTGGACGACCGGCCGCGCTGGAACCGGGACGCCAACCCGGTCTACGACCAGCCGCATCTGATCGTGGTGCTCGACGGCGGCACCGTACCGCCGGACTCCGAACTCGCCAGCGCCGAGGGCCTGCAGGGCGTCACGTTCATCGAGATCTCCCCCGGCGAGCTGGAGGAGGAGCTGCGCGCGGGCCTGACGGTCTACGTCAAGCCGGAGCGGATGCGGCTGTTCGTCGGCCATGAGTCCGCGTACAACGGCAAGCCCGATGTGCTGAACCCGGCGCAGGCCGAGTCCCTGGCCCGGCAGCTGGCCCCCTTCCGGGTCGGCTCCGCGGAGGAGGGCGAACCCCTGCTGTCCAACCTGGACTTCACCGACCTCATGGGCATCGGCGACGCGGGCGCCGTCGACGTCTCCCGCACCTGGCGGCCCCGCACCCTGCACGAGCGGCTGCGGGTGCCGATCGGTGTCGGCGAGAACGGCGAGCCGGTCATGCTGGACCTCAAGGAGGCCTCGCAGGAGGGCATGGGCCCGCACGGTCTGTGCGTCGGCGCCACCGGTTCCGGCAAGTCCGAGGTGCTGCGCACGCTGGTGCTCGGTCTCGCGGTGACGCACTCCTCGGAGACGCTGAACTTCATCCTCGCGGACTTCAAGGGCGGTGCGACCTTCGCCGGTATGGCGGACATGCCGCACACCGCGGCGGTCATCACCAACCTCGCCGACGACCTCACCCTCGTCGACCGTATGCGCGACTCGATCATGGGTGAGACGCAGCGCCGTCAGGAACTGCTGCGCTCGGCCGGCAACTACGCCAACCTGCACGACTACGAGAAGGCCCGGGCGGCGGGCGCCGCGCTGGAGCCGATGGCCTCGCTGGTGATCGTGCTCGACGAGTTCTCCGAACTCCTCACCGCCAAGCCCGACTTCATCGACATGTTCATCCAGATCGGCCGTATCGGCCGGTCGCTGGGCATCCACCTGCTGCTGGCCTCGCAGCGCCTGGAAGAGGGCAAGCTGCGCGGCCTGGACACCTATCTGTCGTACCGGATCGGTCTGCGGACCTTCTCCGCCGCCGAGTCGCGTACGGCGATCGGCGTCCCGGACGCCTACCACCTCCCGTCGATCCCCGGCTCGGGTTACCTCCGCTACGACACCGACACCATGGTCCGCTTCAAGGCGGCGTACGTGTCGGGGCCGTACCACGGCGAAGGCCCGTCCCGGGTGCACCGCTCGACGCAGCTGCGGCCCGCGCTGTTCTCCGCGGAGCACGTGGCGCTGCCGCCGCAGCCGGTGATCGACGAGCCGGAGCCCGACAACAGGGTGGACGACGCGCTCGCCGACACCGTCCTGGACGTCCTCGTCAGCCGGATGGTCAACCAGGGTCCGCCCGCCCACCAGGTGTGGCTGCCCCCGCTGGAGGAGGCGCCCTCGCTGGAGCAGCTGCTCCCCCAGCTCGCCGTCCACCCGGAACGCGGCCTGACCGCGCCCGACTACACGGCACTCGGCCGGCTCAATGTGCCAGTCGGCCTGGTCGACAAGCCGTTCGAGCAGCGGCGCGACGTGCTGTACCGGGACTTCTCCGGTGGCGCGGGCCACGGTCTGTTCGTCGGTGGTCCGCAGTCCGGCAAGTCGACGCTGCTGCGCACGCTGATCTCGTCGTTCGCGCTCACCCACACACCGTCCGAAGTGCAGTTCTACTGCCTGGACTTCGGCGGTGGCAGTCTCATCTCGATGGAGGACCTGGCCCACGTCGGCGGGGTCGCCAACCGGCTCGACGCCGAGAAGGTGCGCCGTACGGTCAGCGAGGTCGAGGGAATCCTCAACGCGCGTGAGGAGTACTTCCGCGCGAACAACGTGGACTCGGTGCAGACCTACCGGCAGCGCCGGAACGCGGGCCAGCTGCCCGACCAGCCCTGGGGTGACGTCTTCCTGGTCATCGACGGCTGGGCCACCTTCAAGACGGACTACGAGCTGCTCGAGTCCACCGTCACCGAGATCGCCACGCGTGGCCTCGGCTTCGGTGTGCATGTGATCCTCACCGCGAGCCGCTACACCGAAGTGCGGCCCGCGCTCAAGGACATGCTGCAGAACCGCATCGAGCTGCGGCTCGGTGACCCGACCGAGTCGGAGATCGACCGCAAGGTCGCGCAGAACGTGCCGTCCACCGTGCCGGGCCGCGGTCTGACGCCGGACAAGCTGCACTTCATGACCGCTCTGCCGCGGGTAGACGGCTCCTCGGAGACGGAGGACCTGTCGGAGGCGACGGCGATCCTCGTCCGGGGCATCAACGACAACTGGCAGGGCGCCCCCGCCCCGGCCGTGCGGCTGCTGCCGACGATGCTGCCCTGGGACCGGCTGCCCAAGGGCTTCGAGCACCCGGAGCGCGGTGTCGCCATCGGCATCGACGAGTCGTCGCTGGCGCCGGTCTTCGTGGACTTCGAGACGGACCCGCACTTCATCGTGTTCGGTGAGAGCGAGTCCGGTAAGTCCGCGATGCTGCGGCTGCTCATCAAGCAGATCTGTGAGCGCTACACACCGCAGCAGGCGAAGATCGTCATGGGTGACTACCGACGCGCTCACCTGGAGGGCGTGCCCGAGTCGCACCTCTCCCGGTACTGCGCGGCGGCACCTGCGCTGCAGGAGACGCTGGAGGGCCTGGCCGGTTCGCTCGGCCGCCGGATGCCGGGCCCGGACGTGACGCCCGAGCAGCTGCGCAACCGCAGCTGGTACAGCAGCCCGGACGCGTTCGTCATCATCGACGACTACGACCTGGTGGCGACCGGTATGAACCCGCTGTCCCCGCTGCTCGAGTACCTGCCCTTCGCCCGTGACGTCGGCCTGCGCGTCATCATCGCGCGCGCTTCGGGCGGCGCCAGCCGGTCGCTGTACGAGCCGGTGATGCAGCGTCTGCGCGAGCTCGGCGCCCAGGGCATCGTGCTTTCCGGCGACCGGACCGAGGGGGCGCTGCTCGGCAACATCACGGCGTCGCAACTGCCGCCCGGGCGTGGGCACTTCCACACCCGGCGCCGGAGCGGGCAGCTGATCCAGACGGGGTGGCTGCCGCCGCGGCACTGAGTTGTGCGCGGTTGAGTGACCTGTGCAGGGGGGCGGCACCCGTTTTGGGGCCGCCCCTCCGCCGTGTGCGGGTGGGTCTGGTTCGGGCCACGGCGGGCCCGTTAAGGTGACGCTGCGACAGAAGAGCCGAGTCACGGGGGGCAGTTGTGGCCAACGACGGGATGCAGGCCGATCCTGGGGTCCTCAAGACCGAGGGCTTCAACATGTTCAGTGTCGGCCTGGACTTCAGCAAGGCGGTGCAGGCCCTGCAAACCGGCCTGACCGCGCTGGAGGGCGGCAGCGGCAGCACGCCGCCCTGGGGCGACGACGACATCGGCGAGAAGTTCGGGGTCGTCTACGAGGGTCTGCGCGACGGCATGTACCAGTCGATGGGCAGCCTGGCGGAGCGCATCGCGGGGATAGGGCTGGCGTTCACGGAGATGGGCGTCCGGCACGAGCTGAACGAGGGCAACGAGGACGCCGCCTGGCGGGACCTGACCTCGAAGTACGACGGCCAGGTGGAGATGGTGACCGGCGTGCATCATGAGCGTCGGCGGCAGGAGTGACCTGACCCGGCTCTGTGAGCTGTGCTGAGCGTGAGCTGTGCGTGACCTGACGGTTCCGCAGCGTGAGTGCGCTCTGCGCAAGTAGGCTGAGACGCACACTTCGTTCGCACGTCAGGAAGAGGCCCAGCAGCATGACCCAGGCACGGGACAACGAGGTCGAGACTCAGCCCGAGGACGTCAAGGCGCGCAAGGAGCGCGAGCGGGACGAGCTGTACGCCCTCGACATCTCGGGGGTCGAGTGGCACTCCGCGCCCGGCACCGAGACACACGAGGAGCGTGTCGAGATCGCGTATCTGCCGCAGGGCGCGGTCGCCATGCGCTCGTCCCTCGACCCCGACACCGTGCTGCGGTACACCGAGGCGGAGTGGCGGGCGTTCGTACTCGGGGCGCGGGACGGGGAGTTCGACCTGGAGCCCGCGCCGCACAATGGTGGGATGGCGGCTGAGTAGGACGTACGGTCGTCCCCAGGGGCGTCAGTACAGCGAGAACCCGCCGCTGTGGCGCCCTTGGTTCTTCTTTCCGGGCTGCGAGTTATCGCCTTCTGGCCGATTCGGCTCGGACGGCCCGGCGGAGGGGTCTCCGCTCCCTCCCGCCTCCCCGCGCCTGATCTGCTCGCGCTCCTCCTCGGACAGCGACTCCCACTGACCGCGCAGGGACGACATGCCGCTGCCCAGCGCGCGGGCCACCGCGGGGTCGTCGAGGGCGTCGCGCAGGGCAAGTCGGCCGGAGAGCAGCTTCTTGGCCGCCTCCTGCATGTCCTTGCTGACACCGTCGGACGTGGACAGCTGACGCAGGGCGGAGTTCAGGGAACGGATCTGCTCCGGTTCGAGTGCCTCGTCCAGCACACCGCGGTCCGGCGAAGAGCCGTGCGGATCGGGTGAGTTGTCGGGTCGACTGGCCATGTCGCGTCTCCTCAGTGCTCGTCGCCTCTCGGCCACCCGCAGTATCTCGCGTCACGCACGAGATGCCATGCTGACTTCCACTGGCCGCCAATGGCTCGCCGATGGCCGCCACCGACCGCCACCGGCCGCCGCGGAAGAGAAGGACAGATTGTCATGGCTCGGACGCAAGCCACCGGCAAGGGCACCGGACCCGACCGTTCCGCCGCCGGTCTCCTCGGGCGGGCCCTCGGTCGCCTCGGGCGCGCGGGCGGACTGGTCTTCCTGCTGGCGGGGCTCGCCCTGAGCGGATTCGGCGCGTACGAGGGGGCGTACGCGGCGGGTTGGACGGGTACGGCCGGCACCCTCACCGTGCAGCAGTGCGAGGTGAGTTACCCGAACAACGCCTCGCGCAGCAGCCGCAAGAACCGCCGGCCCGTCCGCTGCGAGGGCACTTTCGTCGCCGACGGCG contains:
- the eccCa gene encoding type VII secretion protein EccCa, whose amino-acid sequence is MSVVIIKRPPRIVPPAVPDGEVKLETPPEIPREGDESMLMNMLPMMGMLGSVGFFFMPGLPPYMRVVGGLMLASTLAMAIAQFARSRQNGGAGMAQDRRDYFRYLEQVRKDVHKTAELQRRSQLFQHPDPEQLWAVAADGKRLWERRPTDADFASVRIGRGIQQLNTPLVAPETAPKDELEPLTAAAMKAFLDAHGSLSDLPVSVSLRAFYHVTVCGETDTVYGSARAALAQLATLHSPEDLMIAVVAHPSATADWDWIKWLPHSQHPKVKDGAGSTRLLFDDLGELEEALADQLDDRPRWNRDANPVYDQPHLIVVLDGGTVPPDSELASAEGLQGVTFIEISPGELEEELRAGLTVYVKPERMRLFVGHESAYNGKPDVLNPAQAESLARQLAPFRVGSAEEGEPLLSNLDFTDLMGIGDAGAVDVSRTWRPRTLHERLRVPIGVGENGEPVMLDLKEASQEGMGPHGLCVGATGSGKSEVLRTLVLGLAVTHSSETLNFILADFKGGATFAGMADMPHTAAVITNLADDLTLVDRMRDSIMGETQRRQELLRSAGNYANLHDYEKARAAGAALEPMASLVIVLDEFSELLTAKPDFIDMFIQIGRIGRSLGIHLLLASQRLEEGKLRGLDTYLSYRIGLRTFSAAESRTAIGVPDAYHLPSIPGSGYLRYDTDTMVRFKAAYVSGPYHGEGPSRVHRSTQLRPALFSAEHVALPPQPVIDEPEPDNRVDDALADTVLDVLVSRMVNQGPPAHQVWLPPLEEAPSLEQLLPQLAVHPERGLTAPDYTALGRLNVPVGLVDKPFEQRRDVLYRDFSGGAGHGLFVGGPQSGKSTLLRTLISSFALTHTPSEVQFYCLDFGGGSLISMEDLAHVGGVANRLDAEKVRRTVSEVEGILNAREEYFRANNVDSVQTYRQRRNAGQLPDQPWGDVFLVIDGWATFKTDYELLESTVTEIATRGLGFGVHVILTASRYTEVRPALKDMLQNRIELRLGDPTESEIDRKVAQNVPSTVPGRGLTPDKLHFMTALPRVDGSSETEDLSEATAILVRGINDNWQGAPAPAVRLLPTMLPWDRLPKGFEHPERGVAIGIDESSLAPVFVDFETDPHFIVFGESESGKSAMLRLLIKQICERYTPQQAKIVMGDYRRAHLEGVPESHLSRYCAAAPALQETLEGLAGSLGRRMPGPDVTPEQLRNRSWYSSPDAFVIIDDYDLVATGMNPLSPLLEYLPFARDVGLRVIIARASGGASRSLYEPVMQRLRELGAQGIVLSGDRTEGALLGNITASQLPPGRGHFHTRRRSGQLIQTGWLPPRH
- a CDS encoding DUF397 domain-containing protein, whose protein sequence is MTQARDNEVETQPEDVKARKERERDELYALDISGVEWHSAPGTETHEERVEIAYLPQGAVAMRSSLDPDTVLRYTEAEWRAFVLGARDGEFDLEPAPHNGGMAAE